In Tubulanus polymorphus chromosome 8, tnTubPoly1.2, whole genome shotgun sequence, one genomic interval encodes:
- the LOC141909822 gene encoding uncharacterized protein LOC141909822, producing the protein MSQEELFSDLPIVWLELNFDLDETPPWLASASGETENKISIDEVLSEIVNFSRQYATASATNDARNKILKAMKDEFIYRMAVEEDVGLQDAAQSREIINSNDALHARKSRRPREQETVNMYQALEHFTDKFTEMESTGLLDEEYVLEGHQILMRDTSHPNGGKFSQFKRTTYYDGEVHEYPDPKTIAPAHAAIIDQANELMTHISATYDRYSPDRVLSTVKLASWLLFNYVSLHPFGDGNGRMCRLLCSYVLSTLAPFPTPIYNIHAASRKSDYIDSIVATRKSESRRPVLLATMLLECFWKSWRHLHQKLTEI; encoded by the exons ATGTCGCAAGAGGAACTTTTCTCCGATTTGCCGATCGTCTGGTTGGAATTGAATTTCGACTTGGACGAGACTCCGCCTTGGCTGGCCTCGGCGTCCGGCGAAACCGAGAATAAGATCTCCATCGACGAAGTTCTGTCGGAAATCGTGAACTTCTCACGACAATACGCGACGGCGTCCGCGACGAACGACGCgcgaaacaaaatattaaaagctatgaaagatgaatttatttatcgTATGGCCGTTGAAGAGGATGTCGGATTGCAGGATGCGGCGCAGagtcgcgagattatcaactcGAACGACGCGTTGCATGCGCGGAAATCGAGGCGTCCGCGTGAACAAGAGACTGTAAATATGTATCAGGCACTCGAGCACTTCACTGATAAATTCACAGAAATGGAAAGCACCGGTCTGCTCGACGAGGAATATGTGCTCGAAG gTCATCAGATCCTGATGCGTGACACGTCTCATCCAAATGGTGGGAAATTCTCACAGTTCAAACGAACGACTTACTACGACGGCGAGGTACACGAATACCCCGACCCCAAAACTATCGCCCCGGCACACGCCGCGATCATCGACCAGGCCAACGAACTAATGACTCACATCAGCGCCACCTACGACCGTTATTCGCCCGATCGCGTTTTATCGACGGTGAAACTGGCGTCGTGGTTGTTGTTTAATTACGTCAGTTTACACCCGTTCGGCGACGGTAACGGTCGCATGTGTCGTCTGCTGTGTAGTTACGTGTTGAGCACGTTGGCGCCGTTCCCGACGCCGATTTATAACATCCACGCCGCGAGTCGTAAAAGCGATTACATCGATTCGATCGTGGCAACGCGTAAGAGCGAGTCCCGACGACCGGTGCTGCTCGCAACGATGCTCCTCGAATGTTTCTGGAAATCGTGGCGCCACCTGCACCAGAAATTAACGGAAATTTAG